In the Pseudolabrys taiwanensis genome, one interval contains:
- a CDS encoding response regulator produces the protein MIEDDEGHARLIERNIRRAGVNNEIVPFANGTAALEFLFGADGSGTVSANRALLILLDLNLPDMTGIDILAKVKANPHLKRTPVIILTTTDDQREIQRCYDLGANVYITKPVNYEGFSNAIRQLGLFLSVMQVPVAD, from the coding sequence ATGATCGAGGATGACGAAGGTCATGCCCGCCTGATCGAGCGCAATATCCGCCGCGCCGGCGTCAATAACGAGATCGTGCCTTTCGCCAACGGCACGGCGGCGCTCGAATTCCTGTTCGGCGCCGACGGTTCGGGCACGGTAAGCGCCAATCGCGCCCTGCTCATCCTGCTCGACCTCAATCTGCCGGATATGACCGGCATCGACATCCTGGCCAAGGTGAAGGCCAATCCCCATCTCAAACGCACGCCGGTGATCATCTTGACGACCACCGACGACCAGCGCGAGATTCAGCGCTGTTACGACCTCGGCGCCAATGTCTACATCACGAAGCCGGTGAATTACGAAGGCTTCTCCAATGCCATCCGGCAGCTTGGCCTCTTCCTGTCGGTCATGCAGGTGCCCGTAGCGGATTGA
- a CDS encoding dicarboxylate/amino acid:cation symporter — MTEVVAKPARQPWYSILYIQVLIAIVLGVVLGHYWPDLGKSMKPLGDGFIALIKMMIAPVIFCTVVHGISSMGDLKRVGRVGVKTLLYFEVVSTLALAIGLIVAELLQPGAGFNIDPATMDARAVATYVTKAQQDGVVAHLLAIIPDSYIGALARGDLLQVLLVSILSGFSIALMGKAGEPIAKAIDQAARVFFGIIRIVVRVAPVGAFGAMAFTIGAFGIGSLARLAALVGTFYLTSILFVLLVLGSIARLSGFSIIRFIGYIKDELLIVLGTSSSETVLPQMIQKMEHLGASRPVVGLVIPTGYSFNLDGTNIYMTLSILFLAQATNTHLTIWQELGILGIAMITSKGASGVTGAGFVTLAATLAIVPDIPIQALAILLGIDKFMSECRALTNLVGNGVACIVISRSEGELDKHALHEAMAHPILEGEALEPGGAKA; from the coding sequence ATGACCGAAGTCGTCGCTAAGCCTGCCCGCCAGCCCTGGTACAGCATTCTCTACATTCAGGTCCTGATCGCCATCGTGCTCGGTGTCGTCCTCGGCCACTATTGGCCGGACCTCGGCAAGTCGATGAAGCCACTCGGCGATGGGTTCATCGCGCTGATCAAGATGATGATCGCGCCGGTGATCTTCTGCACCGTGGTGCACGGCATTTCGTCGATGGGCGACCTCAAGCGCGTTGGCCGCGTCGGCGTCAAGACGCTGCTTTATTTCGAGGTGGTCTCGACCCTCGCGCTGGCGATCGGCCTGATCGTCGCCGAACTCCTTCAGCCGGGCGCGGGCTTCAACATCGACCCGGCCACGATGGACGCCAGGGCGGTGGCGACCTACGTCACCAAGGCGCAGCAAGACGGCGTTGTCGCGCATCTGCTCGCGATCATTCCCGACAGTTATATCGGCGCGCTGGCGCGTGGCGACCTGCTGCAGGTGCTGTTGGTCTCGATCCTTTCGGGCTTCTCGATCGCGTTGATGGGCAAGGCGGGAGAACCGATCGCCAAGGCGATCGACCAGGCCGCGCGTGTCTTCTTCGGCATCATCCGTATCGTGGTGCGCGTCGCGCCCGTCGGCGCCTTTGGCGCCATGGCCTTCACCATCGGCGCCTTCGGCATCGGCTCGCTGGCGCGGCTCGCGGCGCTGGTCGGGACGTTCTATTTGACGAGCATCCTGTTCGTGCTGCTGGTTCTCGGCAGCATCGCGCGGCTTTCCGGATTCTCGATCATCCGCTTCATCGGCTACATCAAGGACGAGCTGCTGATCGTGCTCGGCACGTCATCGTCGGAAACGGTGCTGCCGCAGATGATCCAGAAGATGGAGCATCTCGGCGCCTCGCGGCCCGTGGTCGGTCTCGTCATTCCGACCGGCTACAGCTTCAATCTCGACGGCACCAATATCTACATGACGCTGTCCATCTTGTTCCTGGCGCAGGCGACCAATACGCATCTGACCATCTGGCAGGAACTCGGCATCCTCGGCATCGCGATGATCACGTCGAAGGGCGCGTCGGGCGTGACGGGCGCGGGCTTCGTCACTTTGGCCGCGACGCTCGCCATCGTGCCGGACATTCCAATTCAAGCGCTGGCGATCCTGCTCGGCATCGACAAGTTCATGAGCGAATGCCGCGCGCTCACCAACCTGGTCGGCAACGGTGTCGCGTGCATCGTCATCAGCCGGTCGGAAGGCGAACTCGACAAGCACGCGCTGCACGAGGCCATGGCGCATCCCATCTTGGAGGGCGAGGCGCTGGAGCCCGGCGGGGCGAAGGCTTAG
- a CDS encoding sensor histidine kinase → MALTEISLIRRIFLLMLAGVISLLVIVGLTLWLTERVNDHSDEVVRARNTRMLAATLLSLVQDMESGQRGYLLTHDRRYLEPYEKAKPQVDETLGRLKDMIRDDPDGTAEAARLAAAINDKIAELSQTVALADSGDTAGALAVVNADRGRDLMENVRGQINVIGQRSDARVRDRLAAMQQSTRYLTFVSVFASLLIILVAATAIWTTSRYTRELVQARREVESANASLEARVAERTADLTRANEEIQRFAYIVSHDLRAPLVNIVGFTSEMEAGLAALQRAFSANDNQTPDPMLLEEAREVTTTDLPEAIGFIRASTTKMDRLINAILKLSREGRRELRSERVDLAPLLATAAASVQHQLDERGARIELGDRFPVIHSDRLALEQVFGNLVDNAVKYLSADRPGHIRITAKEDLSGVTIEVADNGRGIAPNDHERIFELFRRAGTQDVAGEGIGLAHVRALVRRLGGDITVDSELGKGSRFKVRLPRYSRHVYTE, encoded by the coding sequence ATGGCCCTGACGGAAATCTCCCTGATCCGCCGCATCTTCCTGCTGATGCTGGCGGGCGTCATTTCGTTGCTTGTGATCGTCGGTCTGACGCTCTGGCTGACCGAGCGCGTCAACGACCATTCGGACGAGGTGGTGCGCGCGCGGAACACGCGGATGCTGGCCGCCACGCTGCTTAGCCTGGTGCAGGACATGGAATCCGGCCAGCGCGGCTATCTGCTGACGCACGACCGGCGCTACCTCGAGCCGTACGAGAAGGCCAAGCCGCAGGTGGACGAAACCCTGGGGCGACTGAAGGACATGATCAGGGACGATCCGGACGGCACCGCCGAGGCCGCCCGCCTGGCCGCCGCCATCAACGACAAGATCGCGGAACTGTCGCAGACCGTGGCCCTTGCCGACTCCGGCGATACCGCCGGGGCCCTGGCGGTCGTCAACGCGGACCGCGGCCGCGACCTCATGGAAAACGTCCGCGGTCAGATCAACGTCATCGGCCAACGCTCCGACGCGCGTGTTCGCGACCGCCTCGCCGCCATGCAGCAGAGCACGCGCTATCTCACTTTCGTGTCTGTCTTTGCCTCGCTGCTCATCATCCTGGTCGCCGCCACGGCGATCTGGACCACCAGCCGCTACACCCGCGAACTGGTGCAGGCCCGTCGCGAGGTGGAAAGCGCCAATGCGAGCCTTGAGGCGCGGGTCGCCGAGCGCACCGCCGATCTCACCCGCGCCAACGAGGAAATCCAGCGTTTCGCCTATATCGTCAGCCACGACCTGCGGGCGCCGCTCGTCAACATTGTCGGCTTCACCAGCGAGATGGAGGCCGGTCTCGCGGCGCTGCAACGGGCCTTCTCGGCCAACGACAACCAGACACCCGACCCCATGCTGCTCGAGGAAGCGCGCGAGGTCACGACCACCGACCTGCCCGAAGCCATCGGCTTCATCCGCGCCTCGACGACCAAGATGGACCGCCTGATCAACGCCATCCTCAAGCTGTCGCGCGAAGGCCGGCGCGAGCTGCGGTCGGAACGGGTCGATCTGGCGCCGCTTCTGGCCACCGCCGCGGCCAGCGTCCAGCACCAGCTCGACGAGCGCGGCGCCCGCATCGAGCTCGGCGACCGCTTCCCGGTCATCCATTCGGACCGGCTTGCGCTCGAACAGGTTTTCGGCAATCTCGTCGACAACGCCGTGAAATACCTCTCCGCGGACCGGCCCGGACACATCCGGATCACGGCCAAGGAGGACCTGAGCGGTGTCACGATCGAGGTCGCCGACAACGGCCGTGGCATCGCGCCGAACGACCACGAGCGCATTTTCGAGCTATTCCGGCGCGCCGGCACCCAGGATGTGGCCGGCGAAGGCATCGGCCTCGCCCATGTCCGCGCCCTGGTGCGGCGCCTGGGCGGCGACATCACCGTCGATTCCGAACTCGGTAAGGGTAGCCGGTTTAAGGTGCGGCTGCCGCGCTACAGCAGACACGTTTACACAGAATGA
- a CDS encoding universal stress protein, whose protein sequence is MATISHIVHPTDFSDASSAAFVHALKIALTAKATLTILHVAASHANDEWEQLPQVRKLLADWGLLSPHDPASAMTEKLGLTVRKVELEPQSPASGVMQYLSRHTADLIVLATEGRQGVARWLRGSIAERLARESRSVTLFVPAKARGFIDPRRGEVHLKRVLIPIDHEPPPAAPRARIMAFAQLVAGIDAEERLLHVGGDAPVIPQPGAPRRQLPVAVGQGDAVEAIVAAANDWSADLIGMPTAGHHGFLDVLRGSTTERVLRQAPCPLLAVPIAY, encoded by the coding sequence ATGGCCACCATCAGCCATATCGTCCACCCGACCGATTTCTCGGATGCCAGCAGCGCCGCCTTCGTGCATGCGCTGAAGATCGCCCTCACCGCCAAGGCGACCCTGACCATCCTCCATGTTGCCGCCTCGCATGCGAACGACGAGTGGGAGCAGCTGCCGCAGGTGCGCAAACTGCTCGCGGATTGGGGCCTGCTCAGCCCGCACGATCCGGCGTCGGCCATGACCGAAAAGCTCGGACTGACCGTCCGCAAGGTCGAACTGGAGCCGCAATCTCCGGCGAGCGGCGTCATGCAGTATCTGAGCCGTCACACGGCGGACCTGATCGTGCTCGCCACCGAAGGCCGGCAAGGCGTCGCGCGCTGGCTGCGCGGCTCGATCGCGGAAAGGCTCGCGCGCGAAAGCCGTTCGGTGACGCTGTTCGTGCCGGCCAAAGCGCGCGGCTTCATCGATCCACGACGCGGCGAAGTGCATTTGAAGCGCGTGCTAATCCCGATCGATCACGAGCCGCCGCCGGCGGCACCGCGGGCCCGCATCATGGCCTTTGCCCAGCTCGTCGCCGGCATCGATGCCGAGGAGCGCCTGTTGCATGTCGGCGGCGACGCGCCCGTGATCCCGCAACCCGGGGCGCCGCGGCGTCAGCTTCCCGTGGCCGTCGGACAAGGCGACGCCGTCGAGGCCATCGTAGCCGCCGCCAATGATTGGTCGGCGGACCTCATCGGCATGCCGACCGCAGGCCACCATGGCTTCCTCGATGTGCTGCGCGGCTCGACCACCGAACGCGTGCTGCGTCAGGCGCCCTGTCCCCTGCTCGCCGTGCCGATCGCGTATTAG
- a CDS encoding peptide chain release factor 3, whose translation MRRMNKPLSAADSAAQTPIAAEVERRRTFAIISHPDAGKTTLTEKLLLFGGAINLAGQVKAKRDRRSTRSDWMAIERERGISVVTSVMTFDYDGRVFNLLDTPGHEDFSEDTYRTLTAVDSAVMVIDAAKGIEARTRKLFEVCRLRDIPIVTFINKMDREARDPFDILDEIEKTLALDTTPMTWPIGQGRDFAGTYDIASGEMRLLTDDGRTVDRQPLDLASLAAKNPMLDAEAIAEELKLVKEACRPFDFQAFREGHLTPVFFGSALKNFGVKDLLDALGKLAPPPRAQVANTRKIDAHENAMTAFVFKIQANMDPNHRDRIAFARLCSGKLRRGMKAKLTRTGKPVTLSAPQFFFAQDRSVADEAYAGDVVGIPNHGTLRIGDTFTEGEELAFLGVPNFAPEILRRVKLGDPMKAKKLKEALQQMAEEGVVQVFRPLDGAPALVGVVGPLQLDVLKVRLAEEYGLDIGFDQPEFQLARWIACDDRKKLDEFVSANYSSVAEDLDGDKVFMARNQFILDYTRERAPGLVFNDIKDVKKEAA comes from the coding sequence ATGCGGCGCATGAATAAGCCGCTATCCGCCGCCGATTCCGCTGCTCAGACGCCGATTGCCGCCGAAGTCGAGCGCCGGCGCACCTTCGCGATCATTTCCCACCCGGACGCCGGCAAGACGACGCTGACCGAAAAGCTGCTGCTGTTCGGGGGCGCCATTAACCTCGCCGGACAGGTGAAGGCCAAGCGCGACCGCCGGTCGACCCGCTCGGACTGGATGGCGATCGAACGCGAGCGCGGCATCTCGGTCGTCACCTCGGTGATGACCTTCGATTACGACGGCCGCGTGTTCAACCTGCTCGACACGCCGGGCCACGAAGACTTTTCGGAAGACACCTACCGGACGCTGACCGCGGTCGACAGCGCGGTGATGGTGATCGACGCCGCCAAGGGCATCGAGGCGCGCACCCGCAAGCTGTTCGAAGTGTGCCGGCTGCGCGACATCCCGATCGTCACCTTCATCAACAAGATGGACCGCGAGGCGCGCGATCCGTTCGACATCCTCGACGAGATCGAGAAGACGCTGGCGCTCGACACGACGCCGATGACCTGGCCGATCGGGCAGGGCCGCGATTTCGCCGGCACCTACGACATCGCGAGCGGGGAGATGCGGCTGCTGACCGACGACGGCCGCACGGTCGACCGTCAGCCGCTCGATCTTGCCTCGCTCGCCGCCAAGAACCCGATGCTCGACGCCGAAGCGATCGCGGAAGAGCTGAAGCTGGTGAAGGAAGCCTGCCGTCCTTTCGACTTCCAGGCTTTCCGCGAGGGCCATCTGACGCCGGTGTTCTTCGGCTCGGCCTTGAAGAACTTCGGCGTCAAGGATCTGCTCGATGCGCTCGGCAAGCTGGCGCCGCCGCCGCGCGCGCAGGTCGCCAATACGCGCAAAATCGACGCCCACGAAAATGCGATGACCGCCTTCGTGTTCAAGATCCAGGCGAACATGGATCCGAACCATCGCGACCGCATCGCCTTCGCGCGCCTCTGCTCGGGCAAGCTGCGCCGCGGCATGAAGGCCAAGCTGACCCGCACCGGCAAGCCGGTGACGTTGTCGGCGCCGCAGTTCTTCTTCGCGCAGGACCGCTCGGTGGCGGATGAGGCTTATGCAGGCGACGTGGTCGGCATTCCAAACCACGGCACCTTGCGCATCGGCGACACCTTCACCGAAGGCGAGGAACTGGCATTCCTCGGCGTGCCGAACTTCGCGCCGGAAATCCTCCGCCGCGTGAAGCTCGGCGATCCGATGAAAGCGAAGAAGCTGAAGGAAGCGCTGCAGCAGATGGCCGAGGAGGGCGTCGTGCAGGTGTTCCGCCCGCTCGACGGCGCGCCGGCGCTGGTCGGTGTCGTCGGTCCGCTGCAGCTCGACGTGCTCAAGGTGCGGCTGGCCGAGGAGTATGGGCTCGACATCGGCTTCGATCAGCCGGAATTCCAGCTCGCGCGCTGGATCGCTTGCGACGACCGCAAGAAGCTCGACGAGTTCGTCTCGGCCAACTATTCGTCCGTCGCCGAAGATCTCGACGGCGACAAGGTGTTCATGGCGCGCAACCAGTTCATCCTCGATTATACGCGCGAGCGCGCGCCGGGCCTGGTGTTCAACGACATCAAGGACGTGAAGAAAGAGGCGGCGTAA
- a CDS encoding histidine kinase dimerization/phosphoacceptor domain -containing protein, translated as MQRTLAQKGLAIEHAQNGKDGLQRLDAGDIDIVALDHDLGHETGLDVLRAIKAREDAPPVIYVTGSDDARVAVAALKAGAVDYVWKDVEGHYRDLLVESVRAAISQERWKREKERAEREVREAKERAELLLREVNHRVANSLALVQSLARLQGNAVTDEGAKYALQEMQARIAAIAGIHRRLYTSSDVRFVEMDAYIESLVQELSEAMNAEEKHHKIALSVETQMKVPTDKAVSIGVVITELVTNAYKYAYPENITGSIRIFLRRADSSLVLMVEDDGVGFRGTDAPKGTGVGTRVIKAMASNLKATIRYDQEHAGTRVVLEFAA; from the coding sequence ATGCAGCGAACGCTGGCGCAAAAGGGGTTGGCGATCGAGCATGCCCAGAACGGCAAAGATGGCCTCCAGCGCCTCGACGCCGGCGACATCGATATCGTGGCACTCGACCATGATCTCGGCCACGAGACCGGCCTCGACGTACTGCGCGCGATCAAGGCGCGCGAAGACGCGCCGCCCGTGATCTACGTCACCGGGTCGGACGATGCCCGCGTCGCGGTCGCCGCGCTCAAGGCGGGCGCCGTCGACTATGTGTGGAAGGACGTCGAGGGACACTATCGCGATCTTTTGGTCGAGTCGGTGCGCGCCGCGATCAGCCAGGAGCGCTGGAAGCGCGAAAAAGAGCGCGCCGAGCGTGAGGTGCGCGAGGCCAAAGAGCGCGCCGAATTGCTGTTGCGGGAGGTCAATCACCGCGTCGCCAATTCCCTCGCGCTGGTGCAGTCGCTGGCGCGGCTGCAAGGCAACGCGGTCACGGACGAAGGCGCCAAATACGCCTTGCAGGAGATGCAGGCGCGCATCGCGGCGATCGCCGGCATTCACCGGCGGCTGTACACGTCCTCCGACGTCCGTTTCGTCGAGATGGACGCCTATATCGAGAGCCTCGTGCAAGAGCTGAGCGAGGCGATGAACGCCGAGGAAAAGCACCACAAGATCGCGCTCAGTGTCGAGACGCAGATGAAGGTGCCGACCGACAAGGCTGTCTCGATCGGCGTGGTCATCACCGAGCTGGTGACCAACGCCTACAAATACGCCTACCCGGAGAACATCACCGGCAGCATCCGCATCTTCCTGCGGCGCGCCGACTCCAGCCTGGTGCTGATGGTGGAAGACGATGGCGTCGGCTTCCGCGGCACCGATGCGCCCAAGGGCACCGGCGTCGGCACGCGGGTAATCAAAGCGATGGCGTCGAACCTGAAGGCGACCATCCGTTACGACCAGGAGCACGCCGGCACCCGCGTGGTGCTCGAATTCGCGGCGTGA